The region TCTTCTAACTCAGCTACATTGACTTTTACTGTTTGCAACTGTAGTCTGTATTTTTGTTTTGTTATGACCGTTCCTGGGAACACTTTAACTTTGTCTGTTTGGAGCTCTTCCTCTGGCAAACCAATCCGAATCAAATTATTTTCAGGGTCCATCAGTTCAACTTCACGGATACGTCCCTTATCATCTTTAGACAGCTTCATTTCATAGTCTATTGCTTGCACTAGCTCAATGAGCTGTTTGAATGTTTCTTGATCTTTAATACTTAATTTATAATGTCTTAGAACATGACAGCCATGATTATTTTCAATTCCTTCAATATCTTCATATAAAGAAATTAGCGTTTTATTAGCCGTTTTAAAACCTAAATAAACAATCCCATTTTCTTCCAACAATACATCTAAATGTAAAACCTTTTTAAAAAAAGTAATCTCATCTTCAATATTATTAACCCTTAATGAAATCACATCTAACACGGTCCCTTTTTCAAGCTGATAAGCCACTTTCCCACTCCCCTATTAATTAACTCCACATCTAGCTAACTAGTCCTTTTAAATATCTATTAATATCCTACCACTAAAAAAAAAAAAAGAACAGTTATAAGCTATTTAATAGGGTTAATACAAAAAAACACCCCGTTATATCCACTGATAAATAACGGGGTGTTAAAAAAATTAAACTGATATTTAACTCTCAAAAATCGTTAAAGTTCGACATTTTCAGAGAATTGACTATTATATAAATCTGCATAAAAACCATCTTTAGATAACAGCTCTTCATGATTTCCTATTTCCATTATTTCACCATTATGCATCACAATAATTTTGTCTGCATCTTGGATTGTAGAAAGACGGTGTGCTACTACAAAACTAGTTCGTCCATCGAGTAATCGTCCCATCGCTTTTTGAATTAATTTTTCAGTACGAGTATCAACACTAGACGTTGCCTCATCAAGGATTAGAATCTCAGGGTTAGCCAAGAAAGCACGTGCAATGGTAATCAATTGGCGTTGTCCTTGTGAAATATTACTCGCATCTTCATTTAAAATAGTGTCATATCCATCTGGTAAGCGACGAACAAATTCATCAACGTGAGCTGCTTTAGCTGCCATCATGATTTGGTCATCCGTTGCCTCAGCATTACCATAGTGAATGTTATCATAAACAGTTCCTGTAAATAACCAACTATCTTGTAAGACAATAGAGAAATGTGAACGTAATTCTTCACGACTCATATCTCGAATATCTTGACCATCTAATTTTAGTGAGCCACCACTAACATCATAGAACCGTTCTAATAGATTAATTAGCGTTGTTTTACCGGCACCAGTTGGTCCAACAATCGCAATCATTTCGCCTTCATTCACTTCTAAATCAAAGCCTGTCATCAGTAACTCTGAGTCATCATAGCCAAATTGAACATTATCAAAAATGATTTTCTTATCTGTCTTAATTTTTGGTAAACCTGATTTTTCGTCAGACATTTCAGCTTGATCTAACACCTCAAAGACACGTTCAGCCGATGCCACTGTTGATTGAATCGTATTCATCAAGTTAGCCATTTGTGTGATAGGCTGTGAAAATTGGTTAGTATATTGTAGGAAAGCCTGAACATCCCCTAGATCCATCCGACCATTAGCTACTTTTATTCCACCTAATACGGCAATAAAAACATAACCTAAATTTTTAATAAAATTCATCATCGGCATAATCATGGCTGAAATAAATTGGGCACGTCGACCAGCATCATATAATTTTTCATTTTGTTCTTCAAATACTTCAATCGCTTTTTCTTCATAATTAAAACTTTTAATAACATTGTGTCCACTATAGGTTTCTTCAGTTTGATTGTTTAATAACCCCAAACTTTTTTGTTGTGCAGCGAAATGTCTTTGTGATTTAGGTGCCACAAACATGACCACAATCAAACTTAAAGGCACTGTTGCTAAAGCTACTAAAGTTAACTGCCAATTGATAGAAAACATCATAATCGTAATCCCAACAATCGCAACCATACTTGTCACAAGTTGAGTTAAACTTTGTTGCAACGTGCTTGAAATATTATCCATATCATTAATAGCACGTGACATAATATCACCATTAGAATGGGTATCATAATAATTAATCGGAACTTGATTCATCTTCCCTTTTAAATCTTTACGCATTTGATAAACAGTTCGTTGAGACACTCTTGTCATAATAAATTGTTGTAAAAAATTAAAAACTGCTGATATAGCATACATGCCAATCACTATTAATAAAATTTGACCAATTTTATCAAAATCAATCGGAAAACTATCTATTTTAATTCCAGCCTTCATTTGGCCTATTCCTTCGCCAATCCCTTTAGCAATTTCAGTTGTTGCCTTACCTAAAACCTTAGGAGTCCGTATTTGGAAAATAGTTGACGCGATTGCTAAAATAAAGACTAATAAAATTGCATAAGCACGTTTAGACATGTATTTTAATAATCGACGTGTTGTTCCCCAGAAATTTTTTGCTTTATCTGCTTTTTTTCCTAGTGCTGGGCCACCTCTTCTGCCACTCATGCAATATCCTCCTCTTTCAACTGCGAACTAATAATTTCTTGATACGTTTCACAATTTTCTTTTAATTCTACGTGTGTTCCTTGACCAACAACTTTCCCTTCATCGATCACTAATATTAAATCAGCATCTGCTACTGTACTAATTCTTTGAGCGACAATCACTGAAATTTGATTAGTCAAATCATTACTTAGGGCTTCTCTTAATTTAGCATCCGTTTTAAAATCCAACGCTGAAAATGAATCATCAAAAATAAAGACATCCGCTTCTTTTACTAAAGCACGAGCGATGCATAAACGTTGACGTTGTCCACCTGAGAAATTACCGCCAGCTTGTTCAACATGACTATCTAATCCTTCTTCTAAACTTGAAACAAATTCTTTCGCCTGGGCTATCTCTAAAGCATGCCACATTTCTTCTTCTGAAGCATTAGGCTTACCATAACATAAATTTTCTCTAATAGTCCCTGTAAACAACATTGCTTTTTGAGGAACATAACCAATACGATCGATTAATGCTTCTTTTCCAACTTTGGATACAGAGGTATTAT is a window of Vagococcus intermedius DNA encoding:
- a CDS encoding VOC family protein: MAYQLEKGTVLDVISLRVNNIEDEITFFKKVLHLDVLLEENGIVYLGFKTANKTLISLYEDIEGIENNHGCHVLRHYKLSIKDQETFKQLIELVQAIDYEMKLSKDDKGRIREVELMDPENNLIRIGLPEEELQTDKVKVFPGTVITKQKYRLQLQTVKVNVAELEESLLFYRDILGFVIYEEVTDKIYRLSAGGASHQLVLFAKDSVTQADFDDQFYGLDYIAFKLPNFKALDYLQQHLSTEGFSFYYNKGKEILQVDDPNGIHLWFYVTSW
- a CDS encoding ABC transporter ATP-binding protein, yielding MSGRRGGPALGKKADKAKNFWGTTRRLLKYMSKRAYAILLVFILAIASTIFQIRTPKVLGKATTEIAKGIGEGIGQMKAGIKIDSFPIDFDKIGQILLIVIGMYAISAVFNFLQQFIMTRVSQRTVYQMRKDLKGKMNQVPINYYDTHSNGDIMSRAINDMDNISSTLQQSLTQLVTSMVAIVGITIMMFSINWQLTLVALATVPLSLIVVMFVAPKSQRHFAAQQKSLGLLNNQTEETYSGHNVIKSFNYEEKAIEVFEEQNEKLYDAGRRAQFISAMIMPMMNFIKNLGYVFIAVLGGIKVANGRMDLGDVQAFLQYTNQFSQPITQMANLMNTIQSTVASAERVFEVLDQAEMSDEKSGLPKIKTDKKIIFDNVQFGYDDSELLMTGFDLEVNEGEMIAIVGPTGAGKTTLINLLERFYDVSGGSLKLDGQDIRDMSREELRSHFSIVLQDSWLFTGTVYDNIHYGNAEATDDQIMMAAKAAHVDEFVRRLPDGYDTILNEDASNISQGQRQLITIARAFLANPEILILDEATSSVDTRTEKLIQKAMGRLLDGRTSFVVAHRLSTIQDADKIIVMHNGEIMEIGNHEELLSKDGFYADLYNSQFSENVEL